The nucleotide window agcagagaccagATCAGAGTTAATAACACGTCCATTCATGTGTCCCCATGTTAAAGCTGCTGTTGTTCTGGATCAGATTCATCATTCAACACGTGTcagtggagagagacctggacacTTCAGAGACTCACATGATAAGAGGTCTGCTCTGGTCTTGGGCTCTGGAGGCAGGAACACATCCACTAGGgagactggagacacacacacatacacatttatatatacacacatttatataaatacacacacacatatttatatacacaccaatggcctcacacacaacatgcacagacacacacacagaaaaacacaaacacacacagacagtacaaCAAACACGTACACTTCCTTATCAAGTTGATACAAACATGTGCTTATGTGACAGGTGTCTGTCCTATCACATGATGTTTGTCCATGAGGCTTAATCTGATGTTTTTCCAGACCTGCTGTGTTTAACCAGCTCACCTGTGGTGGAGATGTTGGACCACTCTCTCTGGATCAGCTCCTCTAGTTTGTCTCTCAGCTCAGAGACCACCTCAGTTACATGTTTGAAAAACTGAAGAGTAGGAACAGAGATGCTGGGGACATCTGAAGATACACTGGTACTGGAGAGAGACTGGTAGTTCTGGAGACAGGgaaggggtagggagggagaggagagggatttaaatggtgagagagggagaaaagggagagagagaaagagagagggaggagggaaagatggaagaATGACAGATGGAAGaatgacagatggacagacacacaggttgaGCAGAGATCCTACATAGATGATCAAACAGTGAGTGTAGCTTCAGATCTGAGCTGCCAGGGTAGTCTAGTTACCTGGAGGAAGTGGAtgttgtcctctgtgtgtgagagcttctccagctcagcgtctctcctcctcagctcaGCTATCTCCTGCTCGAGTCTCTCCAGCAGTCCTGCAGCCTGACtcactgctgccccctgctgggctcTGATCAGATCCTTCACCTCAGAGCGCCTTCTCTCAATGGAGCGGATCAGCTCAGTGAAGATCCTCTCACTGTCCTCCACTGCTGCCTGGCCTGAgcgctggagagaggggagatggagagagagagagacagacagacagacatacatcaAGATATCCCTCTAGTGACAGCAGTCTTCCTCAATGTAGAGAGTCCACCTGTCCTATACAGGTATCCCCCAGTAGCACAGCTACAGTAGTAGAGATCCTGATGCTGACCTTGAAAGACTCCACAGCCTGTTGgagctccttcagctccttctctctctgctggagtCTCTGCTGGACTTCCTGCTGACTCAGGACCAGCTTGTCCTGGAGAACAACAACACATGACAACAACACAGTAGGAGTTAAAGTACAGGACTCTGGTGGAGTGGATGCAGTAAACTCTTCCTGCTTTTCCTGACATGAGTCAGCACTTGTTGACATTTTATAGTTCTCCACGTAGACCGAACAGGAGTTCACACTTTGGAGTCAAATAAGATCATAACAACAGTTCAATGGTTATACATTCAATAATCTAGGTTGATAAAGCGaagatttttttcttcttacatTATTCTGGTATTATCATTAATAACATCATACATCACATAAAAGGGGAACTTTAACATTTCTTTACATATTTAAACTTAATCACATAAAAACGTCCATCTTGAAACACATTTATGACTAATAGTTCTGGTCTTAcctgtttctccttcctctcagatTTGACTGACACCGTGTCATGGCCTTTATGTTCATCCATGGTACACAGCATGCAGATACACTGCTGGTCTGTCCGACAGAAGACCTCCAGCAGCTTGTCATGACTGGAGCAGATCATCTCCTGCAGTCCAGACGTGGCTTCCACCAGCTTGTGATTCTTCAGTACAAGAACCTGGTTGTGGGGCTCGAGGTGAGTCTGGCAGTAGGACACCATACACACCAGACAGGACTTGAGGGCTCTCTGCTTCCTGGGCCCAGTgcagaggtcacaggtcaccTCTCCTGGCCCAGCTGGACTGGTCAGCTCAGATTGGGCGGCCtggtctcctcctgtctccttcagcttctccaccaactcAGCCAGCATGTAGTTCCTCTTCAGAGCAGGCCTCAGAGTGAAGCTCTGTCTGCACTGGGGGCAGCTGTAGACTCCCTTCTGCTCATTCTGGTCCCAGTAGCCCTTGATACAGCTGCTACAGTAGCTGTGACCACAGGCAAGGGTGACAGGATCCTTTAAGAGGTACAGACAGACGGAACAGCAGAACTGGTCCTGGTCCAGCACAACTCCCTGCTGGGCCATGCTGGAGTGGTAGTGAaggtcgctctctctcacacagaaacacaagtggagagagggagcgagagaaacagagagtagacagagagagagaccaccttggattgccaaataccaaatctggatatgaataagtagcctatggttgtcacaATATTGCGTACGGctaaaccagcatggcaacgcccaatCTTGTCTGAtgtcggaagctaagcagggttgagTTTTGTTTCTTCAGAATAACAACTGAGGGAGTGATTTCCTGGTTCTGTTTGTGGCTGGAGTTTAGAGGGGTGGAGTTTATTGGGGGTGGAGTTTAGAGGGGGTGGAGTTTAGAGGGGTTGGAGTTggaggaaagcagagagagtgagatatgagagagagggagagagttagagagacatAGCCAACCTTAACCCAGAACCACTACTATCATACTCTCTCATAGACACTATCATACTCTCTCATAGACACTATCATACTCTCTCATACACCATTGTTTTCCATTgatagtgtgtgtatcagagtatAATAGCATCTGTGAGAGACATGAtatgtgtatgtgagtatgatgtggagtgtgagagagaatgatggTGTGTGAGAGGCTGAGAATGAATTGTGTCCTACACAGCCTCTCatttaaatgcacacacacacacacacacagaaaaacacacatacacacacagacacacacacacatgcacactgggagtcaggtggctgagcggttagggaatcgggctagtaatctgaaggttgccagttcgattcccggccgtgcaaaatgacgttgtgtccttgggcaaggcacttcaccctacttgcctcggggggaatgttcctgtacttactgtaagtcgctctggataagagcgtctgctaaattactaaatgcatatgtactgtatacacacataaaAAGAGCAGTTGGGTAACACATGTACACCACATACACAGTATAAACACGCCACACACTACATATGTACGCACACCgcacactgattcaaatgttGTGTTTAATGTAGCGTGATCACAAGTCCAGTATAAATGTACTTTTCCTCCACAGTGAATGTAACTCTGGACCCTGACATCGCTCTCCCCCGCCTCACCCTGTCTGAGGACAGGAAACAAGTCACACTTGGAGACACACCGCAATACGTCCCTGACAACGCACAGAGGTTTGATCTTGGTTTTTGTGTCCTGGGGAAGGAGGGCTTCTCCTCAGGGAGGTTCTACTATGAGGTGCAGGTGGGGGACAAGTCCAGGTGGGATGTGGGCGTGGCCAGAGAGTCCATCGACAGGAAGGGGTAGGTCGTACTGAGCCCTGAGGACGGATACTGGACTGTGATTCTGAGGAATGGAGATGAATATGTAGCTAAAGCAGGCCCTAATGTGTTCCTCGACCTTGGAGAGAAGCCCCAGAAGGTGGGGGTGTTTTTGGACTATGAGGGGGGTCTGGTCTCCTTCTACGATGTGGACAACAGGTCTCATATGTACTCCTTTGCTGGCCAGACCTTCTCTGAGAAACTCTACCCGTTCTTCAGCCCTGGTCTGAGCAACAACAGGAGAAACCCTTCCCCTTTGATCATCACTCCTGTCAGTCACAGTAAGAATCAGAAACAAAGCGCTAGGCTGTGATTGGAAGATTTGTGTTGCTAGGTATCAAACTCTCCAGTTGTGCATCCGACAAGTGCCACTTTGTATAATTAATAACTTGTAATTCAAAAGAATGTTACTACTTCCTGTGATGAATGCTTCATCACGTACTGCAGTGTGGAGGATGATATGGTGGGTTTGATGAGTTCAGGgttgtcctttctctctctcttctctcctttctctctcttctctcctttctctctctcttctctcctttctctctctcttctctcctttctctctctctctcttctctcctttctctctctcttctctcctttctctctctctctcttctctcctttctctctctcttctctcctttctctctctctctcttctctcctttctctctctctctcttctctcctttctctctctctcttctctcctttctctcctctctcaagtGTGTCTTCATTAGGGTGAGGACCTGTTACATTCTGGTCATCTAATGTATTTTATGTTTATTGAATTCGATTATCTACTCtatgaaaaatatataattcaaACATTTATATGTAATAAAATATGTCCCAACACTTCGATCTTATAATTCCTTCCTGTCCAGAAATGGAGTCGTAACAGTCCAATGACCTGTGTGGTTGGACTGCTCTCTAGTGGTGATGCAATAATGCATGCTAGTCTTGAAGACTAGACCAGGCACAGTTTAACCAGTCATAAAGACTAGAGCAGGCCAGAGCAAGCATCTGTTTGTCTGTAAGACGGTGGGGCACGTGCGGCATAACACTGCAGTTTCATGTCTTTGCTCCCTGAATCGTTACCCGAAAGTAAAAGGACCCCGTTGTATATTACTTATTCACCACAAATGGGAAATTTGTGGCACATAATGGAATATATAAATTATTTATAACACGCAGAAACAAATGGATAGAGAAATTTCGTTTATTCAGATTAACAACTGTTgcgggaagagggggggatttATTGGCGCAGTCCATAGAACCAATTTTAAGGCgctgagagaggaaagaagagataGAGTTAAAGATGAGCAGAAAGAGTGAAATAGTATCAACGTTTTGGTTCACCGCGTCCGAAAGAGTACTGAGCGTCTATGACATGTGCTTTAAGTCCATCTACTCATTGGCCAGACCTTCACTGACGCACCACGCATGAGGTGACGCTAGAATTTGCGTACGGAGGAAGGAGTTGGTTCTTTTCAACATGGCGACCACCACAGAGAACAGCAATGCCGTACAGGCTACAAAGAAAAAACACCTCGGAATTCCCGAAGCTATTTTTGTGGTGCGTAAAAACAAAATAGCGTACATCATACTACTTGCTAACAACAGCATGACGTTGCCGAGTGAATAATGTAGTGGTTATGGGTGCTTCTTTGGTCTGTCATGGTTGTAACACAACAAGCCAGCATTGCTAGCCAGCTAACTTGTAGCTAGCTACCTGTCAGTGCCAAGCTAACGGTCCTCTTCCATGTAAGGAAATGCATAGTGTAGATCGTTGCGCTAGCTAGCCAGTGGTGTTTTAGAAAACATCCGTTAGCTGGTAAGCACACTAGCATACCAGTCTGCTATTTTCTTTAGATATTCAGAATATTGACAGTGCCTAGACGTTAGTGTTACAAAAACGAACACGCCTAGTTGTCAAATTGATAACGTTTCTTGACGGATGGCTAGCTTTAGCTAACTTGCTCAGTCACCAAGTGACACACGCCCACTGTTTTAACTCGGTCCCCCCTTCTGTGCTAGCAGGTACACCTGGTGCCTAGCTCGCTATATTCCTATTACCCGTTACTTCAAGGAATGACAAATCGTGCTTTGTTAGCaattaaatgcattgaatagAAGCTTGACAATGACCATTCATCTGAATCTAGTGTGTTGGCATAAggaaacgtctaaaacatgACAGTGAACTCTGAGGATCATGGTTGAGGACTACTGATTTAAAGGGCCGGGGTTTCAGTTCCTAGTTGATTAACCCTGTACAGGTGCGTGGCAAGTAAAAACCAGTGAAAGGGGTGTCTGAAATTGAGTCCTTCTAACAAAGCCCACAAGCTGGACAGATTCAATGATCCCTTATAAAGAGCAAAACATTGCTTCGGGTTTCCTTTCCCATTTACCGCGCCCACAACTGGGATACAAACAGCTACAACACCCGGTGTAACTTCAATAGGGTTCGATACTCCATCCATCGCTATGTATTTGTCGTGGCAACCTCTCGGGTCCAGTTGCGACTGGCTTGCAGTGTCTgtgattgtctctctctcttcttcgttGGTGCCTCAGGAGGACGTGGAGTCGTTTATGAAGCAGCCTGGGAACGACACGGCGGACGCGGTGCTGAGGAAGCTGGACGAGCAGTACCAGAAGTACAAGTACATGGAACTGAACCTGGCCCAGAAGAAGCTCAGGTAGGAGTCCAGAGCCAGCGGCGGCCATCTTTACTCCGGCGGCCATCTTTTTTCTCCGGCCTCTGTTCCCTTAGCAGGTTTTCGTAGCTGCGAACACGCTGTGCGTGACAAAAGCTCAGCAGAAGATCTTGGATCTGTGCGTTGGCCGAACAGTGTCGGTGATCAGAGTAAAAGAACAGGCTGTATTCACTAGACACAACTACACGTGTTTTTACTGGGTGAAAATGTTGAATCTTTACTGTACATTTGCTATAACACCAAACCTAGCCAGGACCCTGAGTACGCTGTATACCGTAAAGCAAATGATCCTCCAGGGTACGTTGGCTGAGCAATGTATCTGTGTGATTACTGGAATGGTTTATGGAACCGTTGTAGTGAGATGTGGTCGACCATGTGTTTTACTTCCTGttttacacccccccctcccctcgcagGCTGAAGAGCCAGATTCCTCAGATCAAGCAGACCCTAGAGATCCTCAGACACATGCAGAAGAAGAAGGTACAGACATCTTCCGGTCATCCGCTGATCTCGTCTTGAATAACGAGTCATGTGACGTCACCATAGTCAGGTGTCGAAACTGAACTATTCGGTGTCCTCTCCCCTGTTTCCTAccacgtcctctctctctcgctcgctctctctcgctctcccgctctccctcacCCCGCTCTCCCTGTCCGTATCCACCCTCCCGCTTACCTTCTCTCCTATTCCgaacccccttctctctcacccccctctctctcctcccttccactTGTTTCCTAGGAGACCACAGATCCAATGGAGACACATTTCCTATTGGCTGACAACGTGTACTGCAAGGCCTCGGTCCCGCCCACAGACAAAGTGTGCCTGTGgctgggggtgagtgtgtgtgtcgtggggagggtgtgtgtgtgtgtgtgtcgtga belongs to Osmerus mordax isolate fOsmMor3 chromosome 23, fOsmMor3.pri, whole genome shotgun sequence and includes:
- the LOC136967809 gene encoding tripartite motif-containing protein 16-like isoform X2, with amino-acid sequence MAQQGVVLDQDQFCCSVCLYLLKDPVTLACGHSYCSSCIKGYWDQNEQKGVYSCPQCRQSFTLRPALKRNYMLAELVEKLKETGGDQAAQSELTSPAGPGEVTCDLCTGPRKQRALKSCLVCMVSYCQTHLEPHNQVLVLKNHKLVEATSGLQEMICSSHDKLLEVFCRTDQQCICMLCTMDEHKGHDTVSVKSERKEKQDKLVLSQQEVQQRLQQREKELKELQQAVESFKRSGQAAVEDSERIFTELIRSIERRRSEVKDLIRAQQGAAVSQAAGLLERLEQEIAELRRRDAELEKLSHTEDNIHFLQNYQSLSSTSVSSDVPSISVPTLQFFKHVTEVVSELRDKLEELIQREWSNISTTVSLVDVFLPPEPKTRADLLSYSCQLTLDPNALHRNLSLSEENRKVTRLKQQQPYPVHPERFTLYPQVLCREALSGRCYWEVEWRGKYVHIAVSYKDISRTGDNSYFGYNNKSWMLQCSSGGYTFRHNSVETAVTGPQSSRVGVYLDHKAGTLSFYSVVSDTVTLLHRVQTTFTQTLYPGFWLSNYGNSAEIMKL
- the vbp1 gene encoding prefoldin subunit 3, with translation MATTTENSNAVQATKKKHLGIPEAIFVEDVESFMKQPGNDTADAVLRKLDEQYQKYKYMELNLAQKKLRLKSQIPQIKQTLEILRHMQKKKETTDPMETHFLLADNVYCKASVPPTDKVCLWLGANVMLEYDIDDAQALLEKNLTTASRNLDSLEDDLDFLRDQFTTTEVNMARVYNWDVKRRSKDNLLKSVTDKS
- the LOC136967809 gene encoding tripartite motif-containing protein 16-like isoform X1 → MAQQGVVLDQDQFCCSVCLYLLKDPVTLACGHSYCSSCIKGYWDQNEQKGVYSCPQCRQSFTLRPALKRNYMLAELVEKLKETGGDQAAQSELTSPAGPGEVTCDLCTGPRKQRALKSCLVCMVSYCQTHLEPHNQVLVLKNHKLVEATSGLQEMICSSHDKLLEVFCRTDQQCICMLCTMDEHKGHDTVSVKSERKEKQDKLVLSQQEVQQRLQQREKELKELQQAVESFKRSGQAAVEDSERIFTELIRSIERRRSEVKDLIRAQQGAAVSQAAGLLERLEQEIAELRRRDAELEKLSHTEDNIHFLQNYQSLSSTSVSSDVPSISVPTLQFFKHVTEVVSELRDKLEELIQREWSNISTTVSLVDVFLPPEPKTRADLLSCESLKCPDSCQLTLDPNALHRNLSLSEENRKVTRLKQQQPYPVHPERFTLYPQVLCREALSGRCYWEVEWRGKYVHIAVSYKDISRTGDNSYFGYNNKSWMLQCSSGGYTFRHNSVETAVTGPQSSRVGVYLDHKAGTLSFYSVVSDTVTLLHRVQTTFTQTLYPGFWLSNYGNSAEIMKL